Proteins encoded by one window of Chryseobacterium foetidum:
- a CDS encoding ligase-associated DNA damage response DEXH box helicase, translating to MMEKGNSPFKFQVDTWQKFGSGYSGMVVAPTGFGKTFSVFLALISDFLTYPEKYKNGLKMIWITPLRSLAKDIAKAMQEAIDEIGLDWAVGVRNGDTDPKVRQQQVKNMPEILVVTPESLHLLLGQKNHQRFFTNMHCVAVDEWHELLGSKRGVMVELGISQLFHYVPKLKIWGITATIGNLDEAQDVLIPYDIKKTKITAKELKKIDIISVFPDEVELLPWAGHLGQKLADKVVPIILESKSTIVFTNTRSQSEMWYQLLLNAYPDFAGQIAIHHSSIDSHLRIWIEENLSSGKLKAVVSTSSLDLGIDFKPVDTVIQIGSAKGVARFLQRAGRSGHSPFETSKIFCVPTHSLELIEVAALKEAVKQKVIEPREPLVLCFDVLVQFLMTLAVGDGFFPAEVYERIKKVYTFQEIRDEEWKGMIDFLTIGGSALKSYEEYHKVVVMEDGLHKVTSRKIAMLHRMNMGAIVSDAMLKVKFISGGYIGMVEEYFISRLKKEEKFILAGRVLEVAMIKDMTVFVRASKGKAQAPSYLGGRLPLSSNLGHFLREKLSGALNPKASEKELKFLHPLLANQEKRSHIPKEDEFLVEMIKNREGYHLFMYPFEGRLVHEVMAALIAYRISKLAPISFSMAMNDYGFELFSDKEIPITEDNLDRILTRDNLMVDVISSINSAEMASRKFRDIAVISGMVVQNFPGQQRSNKALQSSAGLIFKVLEDYDPNHFLVKQAYTEVFNMQLQEQRLVEAFKRIEKSKIVLKFANAFTPLSFPIKVDSLRQTLTSEDLDARIQKLIQQAKKIK from the coding sequence ATGATGGAAAAAGGCAACTCGCCCTTTAAATTTCAGGTCGATACCTGGCAGAAATTCGGCAGTGGCTACAGCGGAATGGTGGTGGCTCCGACCGGTTTTGGGAAAACTTTTTCGGTATTTTTAGCTTTGATTTCAGATTTCCTGACTTATCCTGAAAAGTATAAAAATGGACTGAAAATGATTTGGATTACGCCACTTCGTTCCCTCGCCAAAGATATCGCCAAAGCAATGCAGGAAGCGATTGATGAGATTGGATTGGATTGGGCTGTTGGCGTAAGAAACGGCGACACTGACCCAAAAGTCCGTCAACAACAGGTGAAAAATATGCCCGAGATTTTGGTGGTGACTCCCGAAAGTCTGCATTTACTTTTAGGACAGAAAAATCATCAGCGGTTCTTCACCAATATGCATTGCGTTGCAGTGGATGAGTGGCACGAATTGCTTGGTTCAAAACGGGGCGTAATGGTTGAATTGGGAATTTCACAGCTTTTCCATTATGTTCCAAAACTTAAAATCTGGGGAATCACGGCAACCATCGGAAATCTTGATGAAGCGCAGGATGTTTTGATTCCGTATGACATTAAGAAAACAAAAATTACAGCTAAAGAACTCAAGAAAATCGATATTATTTCGGTTTTTCCGGACGAAGTTGAACTGTTGCCTTGGGCAGGACATCTGGGACAAAAACTGGCGGATAAGGTGGTTCCCATTATTTTAGAATCCAAATCGACGATTGTTTTTACAAATACCCGAAGTCAGAGCGAAATGTGGTATCAGCTTTTACTGAATGCATATCCAGATTTTGCGGGACAAATCGCTATTCACCACAGTTCGATTGATTCGCATCTGAGAATTTGGATTGAGGAAAATTTAAGTTCAGGGAAACTGAAAGCGGTTGTTTCCACATCTTCTTTGGACTTGGGAATTGATTTTAAACCTGTGGATACGGTCATTCAAATCGGCTCTGCGAAAGGTGTTGCGAGATTTTTGCAACGTGCGGGACGAAGCGGCCACTCCCCTTTTGAAACTTCAAAAATATTCTGTGTCCCGACGCATTCTTTAGAATTAATCGAAGTTGCCGCTTTAAAGGAAGCTGTAAAACAGAAAGTCATTGAGCCACGTGAACCTTTGGTTTTGTGTTTCGATGTTTTGGTCCAATTCTTAATGACTTTGGCGGTTGGTGACGGATTTTTCCCTGCTGAAGTTTATGAAAGAATTAAAAAAGTCTACACGTTTCAGGAAATAAGAGATGAAGAATGGAAAGGAATGATTGATTTTCTCACGATTGGCGGAAGTGCCTTGAAAAGCTATGAAGAATATCACAAAGTGGTCGTGATGGAAGATGGACTGCACAAAGTAACTTCCCGAAAAATTGCGATGTTGCACCGGATGAATATGGGCGCAATCGTAAGCGATGCAATGCTGAAGGTGAAATTTATTTCCGGCGGATATATCGGAATGGTCGAGGAATATTTTATTTCAAGACTGAAGAAAGAAGAAAAATTTATTCTTGCAGGTCGGGTTTTGGAAGTGGCGATGATTAAGGATATGACGGTTTTCGTGCGGGCTTCTAAAGGTAAAGCACAGGCTCCGAGTTATTTGGGTGGAAGATTGCCTTTGAGTTCGAATCTAGGTCATTTTTTAAGAGAAAAATTATCAGGAGCACTTAACCCTAAAGCTTCTGAAAAGGAACTGAAATTTCTGCATCCGCTTTTAGCCAATCAGGAGAAGCGTTCTCACATTCCCAAAGAGGACGAATTTTTGGTTGAGATGATTAAAAACCGTGAAGGCTATCACTTGTTTATGTATCCTTTTGAAGGGCGTTTGGTGCACGAAGTAATGGCTGCTTTAATTGCTTACCGAATTTCGAAACTCGCTCCCATTTCCTTTTCGATGGCGATGAATGATTATGGTTTTGAACTTTTTAGCGATAAAGAAATTCCAATCACTGAAGATAATTTGGATAGAATTCTGACCAGAGATAATCTGATGGTTGATGTTATTTCAAGTATCAATTCAGCAGAAATGGCAAGCCGCAAATTCAGAGACATTGCAGTGATTTCAGGAATGGTCGTGCAGAATTTCCCTGGTCAACAGCGTTCGAATAAAGCTTTGCAAAGCTCGGCAGGATTGATTTTTAAAGTTCTCGAAGATTATGACCCAAATCATTTTCTAGTAAAACAGGCATATACCGAAGTTTTTAATATGCAGTTGCAGGAACAGCGATTGGTAGAGGCTTTCAAAAGAATTGAAAAGTCTAAAATTGTTTTGAAATTTGCCAATGCATTTACGCCTTTGAGCTTCCCGATTAAGGTTGACAGTTTGAGACAGACTTTAACTAGTGAAGATCTGGATGCGAGAATTCAAAAACTGATTCAGCAGGCGAAGAAAATTAAGTAA
- a CDS encoding ATP-dependent DNA ligase — MRNFAELINALESTNKTNAKIDAIVDYLERAPDDDKLWFIALFTGKRPKRNVNTNYMKEWALEIIQLPFWLFQESYSSVGDLGETISLILPPPTEKIEKTLSEWMNEIIGLKTKTEAEKKEFVLTSWNGLDYTERLIFNKLLGGSFRIGVSSKTLINSLTKFSGQEASTLMHSLMGKWQPDEVSFQVLISAENINPDNSKPYPFCLAYPLEKDLEDLGKPDEWLIEYKWDGIRGQIIRRNDEVFIWSRGEELVTEQFPEIAEVVQNMKGNFVIDGEILAVKEGNVLNFNELQKRLNRKTLTKKMLAEIPIEVFAYDILELEGTDLREKPISARRAMLEELLLNEAPEKIKISQAIDFDDWSKLDLIRENSREINSEGLMLKQKNSHYHSGRKKGDWWKWKISPLTIDAVLIYAQKGSGRRSAYYTDYSFAVKSEDKLVTIAKAYSGLTDKEIMEVSKFVNKNAIEKFGPVRTVKPELVFEIAFEGIGFSNRHKSGVALRFPRILRWRKDKTVNDIDDIEEIKKLIQ, encoded by the coding sequence AAAGCACCAATAAAACGAATGCTAAAATCGATGCCATCGTCGACTATCTTGAGCGTGCGCCGGATGACGATAAACTATGGTTCATCGCTCTGTTTACGGGGAAAAGACCTAAGCGAAATGTGAATACCAATTATATGAAAGAATGGGCGTTGGAAATTATCCAATTGCCTTTTTGGCTGTTTCAGGAAAGCTATTCTTCGGTAGGTGATTTGGGCGAGACGATTTCTTTGATTCTTCCGCCACCAACGGAAAAAATCGAAAAAACCTTGTCCGAATGGATGAATGAAATCATTGGTTTAAAAACAAAAACTGAAGCTGAGAAAAAAGAGTTTGTTCTTACCTCGTGGAATGGTTTGGATTATACAGAACGGTTGATTTTCAATAAATTACTGGGTGGAAGTTTCAGAATTGGGGTTTCTTCTAAGACTTTAATTAATTCTCTGACTAAATTTTCCGGACAGGAAGCGAGCACGCTGATGCACAGTCTGATGGGAAAATGGCAACCTGATGAAGTTTCGTTCCAAGTGCTGATTTCTGCTGAAAATATTAATCCTGACAACTCAAAACCTTATCCTTTTTGTTTGGCTTATCCTCTGGAGAAAGATTTGGAAGATTTGGGTAAACCCGATGAATGGCTCATTGAATACAAATGGGACGGAATTCGAGGACAGATTATCAGAAGAAACGATGAAGTTTTCATCTGGTCGCGTGGTGAAGAATTGGTAACAGAACAGTTTCCTGAAATTGCAGAAGTGGTTCAGAATATGAAAGGAAATTTCGTTATTGATGGAGAAATACTTGCGGTAAAGGAAGGTAACGTTTTAAATTTTAACGAATTACAGAAACGATTAAACCGTAAAACTTTAACTAAAAAAATGCTCGCTGAAATTCCTATTGAAGTTTTTGCATATGATATTTTGGAACTGGAAGGAACAGATTTACGGGAAAAACCAATCTCTGCAAGAAGAGCGATGCTGGAAGAATTGTTGCTGAATGAAGCACCGGAAAAAATTAAAATTTCACAGGCCATTGATTTCGATGATTGGAGCAAATTAGATTTAATCAGAGAAAATTCACGGGAAATCAATAGTGAAGGTCTGATGCTGAAACAGAAAAATTCACATTACCATTCCGGACGAAAAAAAGGCGACTGGTGGAAATGGAAAATCAGTCCGTTGACGATTGATGCGGTATTGATTTACGCTCAGAAAGGAAGCGGACGACGCAGCGCCTACTACACCGATTACAGTTTTGCCGTGAAAAGTGAAGATAAACTGGTCACAATTGCGAAAGCCTATTCCGGATTGACCGACAAGGAAATAATGGAAGTCAGCAAGTTTGTGAATAAAAATGCGATTGAAAAATTCGGCCCCGTGCGTACCGTGAAGCCTGAATTGGTTTTCGAGATTGCCTTTGAAGGAATTGGCTTCAGCAATCGTCATAAAAGCGGTGTTGCATTGCGTTTCCCAAGAATTTTAAGATGGCGGAAAGATAAAACCGTGAACGATATTGATGATATTGAAGAGATTAAAAAATTGATTCAGTAA